In Candidatus Nitrosarchaeum limnium SFB1, the following proteins share a genomic window:
- a CDS encoding hypothetical protein (hypothetical protein Nmar_1360), whose amino-acid sequence MLICKIILHQNMKTKFITAIIAVLVVSITMSTLAVAPNADAQETTPYPSREKTISVTGMASASVKPDQLNINFGVETQEKTAKAALDSNSADMDKIISAIKSAGISESEISTSSFNISPVYNSYENKTTGMWTQELVGYRVSNIVTVSTAKLDSAASIIDNAVNAGTNRVDNVYFALSPAKQQSLKDDLLGKAVTNAKSKAEMALAPLDHKIIGVKMVSLNEFAMPQPMYGGVAYSMSEAVRAPTPVFSSDQDVTTSVNVVFIIGSN is encoded by the coding sequence ATGCTTATCTGTAAAATAATTTTACATCAAAACATGAAAACAAAATTCATCACAGCAATAATTGCGGTACTAGTGGTTTCTATAACTATGAGTACACTTGCAGTTGCACCAAACGCTGATGCACAAGAAACAACACCATATCCATCAAGGGAAAAAACAATCTCAGTAACTGGAATGGCTAGTGCATCTGTAAAACCAGATCAACTCAACATCAACTTTGGTGTAGAAACGCAGGAAAAGACAGCTAAAGCAGCACTTGATTCAAACTCTGCAGATATGGATAAAATAATTTCAGCGATAAAATCGGCTGGAATTTCAGAGTCAGAGATTAGCACAAGTTCATTTAACATCTCACCTGTCTACAATTCCTATGAGAATAAAACTACTGGAATGTGGACTCAGGAACTTGTAGGATACAGAGTATCAAATATTGTTACAGTCAGTACAGCTAAACTTGACAGTGCAGCAAGCATAATTGACAATGCAGTTAATGCAGGTACAAATAGAGTCGACAATGTTTACTTTGCCTTATCTCCTGCAAAGCAACAAAGTCTAAAAGATGATTTGCTTGGAAAAGCAGTCACAAATGCCAAATCCAAGGCAGAGATGGCTCTAGCTCCACTTGATCACAAAATAATTGGAGTCAAGATGGTTTCATTGAATGAATTTGCAATGCCTCAACCAATGTATGGAGGAGTTGCATATTCAATGTCTGAAGCTGTAAGAGCACCAACACCAGTATTCTCATCTGACCAAGACGTCACTACAAGTGTCAACGTTGTATTCATTATTGGAAGCAACTAG
- a CDS encoding Permeases of the major facilitator superfamily — MYGETMLLPAIPALIEDFEIPYNTSAWILSTYMIAGAVATPIAGKLSDVYGRKKVLLIVMSIYSAGILAGGFADSFPFMLAARAAQGIGIAMFPIAFGIIREVLPEKKLAVGQSIFSSTFPAGATIGLLMGANIVQHYGWHATFFTVFPIAVLLGIFILKFIHVTPLPNSSEKKISIDIKGSIFLSITIISFLVGISYIQNSEGEIYESLAFFAATIISLFVFIIIEKKTESPLIDLKLLKNKMLLFGIMILLIVGLCTFMVYQTIPIMIQSPQPLGFGGTELTTAAIQMPFMIIFLVGSISSGFALEKIGNKRLVLIGTILGSIGFLSILLFHSSDFMLTVTLAVIAAGLSLAFIGGFNVVLLSTPIQFAGIALGMTLLLNLIGQSIGPSIAGMFQQMHRGTVTGISGSFPTPEAYNLIFLTAFAISLTSVVFAISLNRKVTVQNI; from the coding sequence ATGTACGGAGAAACAATGCTTCTTCCGGCAATACCTGCTTTGATTGAAGACTTTGAAATACCATATAACACTTCAGCATGGATCCTATCAACATACATGATTGCAGGTGCAGTTGCAACACCAATTGCTGGAAAATTATCAGATGTGTATGGTAGAAAAAAAGTTTTGTTAATAGTAATGTCAATTTATTCTGCAGGAATTTTAGCAGGGGGATTTGCTGATAGTTTTCCATTTATGCTTGCTGCAAGAGCGGCTCAAGGAATTGGTATAGCAATGTTCCCAATAGCATTTGGAATAATCAGAGAGGTACTGCCAGAAAAGAAATTAGCAGTAGGCCAATCAATATTTTCTTCAACGTTTCCAGCTGGGGCAACCATAGGGCTGTTAATGGGGGCAAACATAGTTCAACACTATGGATGGCATGCAACATTTTTCACAGTTTTTCCTATAGCAGTATTACTTGGAATTTTTATACTGAAATTCATTCATGTTACGCCTTTACCAAATAGCTCAGAAAAGAAAATCTCAATTGACATTAAAGGTTCGATATTTCTTTCAATTACAATTATTTCATTCCTAGTAGGTATTTCATATATTCAAAACAGTGAAGGAGAAATTTATGAGTCATTGGCATTTTTTGCAGCGACAATAATTTCATTATTTGTGTTTATCATAATTGAGAAAAAAACAGAATCACCACTAATCGATTTGAAGCTATTGAAAAATAAGATGTTGTTATTTGGAATTATGATTTTGTTAATAGTTGGATTGTGTACGTTTATGGTATATCAGACAATACCAATCATGATACAAAGTCCACAACCGTTAGGATTTGGTGGAACTGAACTAACAACTGCAGCAATTCAGATGCCATTTATGATAATTTTTCTAGTTGGTAGTATATCATCGGGTTTTGCATTAGAAAAGATTGGAAATAAAAGACTTGTTTTGATTGGAACAATTCTAGGTTCAATTGGATTTTTAAGCATACTATTGTTTCACTCCTCTGACTTTATGCTTACGGTTACACTTGCAGTGATTGCTGCAGGATTGTCACTAGCATTTATCGGCGGATTTAATGTTGTTTTGTTATCTACACCAATACAGTTTGCAGGAATTGCACTAGGGATGACTTTACTACTTAATTTGATTGGCCAATCAATTGGGCCATCAATTGCCGGAATGTTTCAGCAAATGCATCGTGGCACAGTAACAGGTATTTCAGGAAGTTTTCCAACACCAGAGGCATATAATTTGATATTTCTTACAGCATTTGCAATATCGTTAACATCGGTTGTATTTGCAATATCATTGAATAGAAAGGTCACAGTACAAAATATCTAA
- a CDS encoding Signal transduction histidine kinase has product MQISVMIFTTNYLLSEGTATTGRFELQGINQVSIENILKDEKFDSKFNKLDIFGYDGNFFIIINVASSFAMILGVVTLLKIETKKKIQTEKMAIVGEMASRIGHDIRNPLSVIQMSIENLKRTYEINEQQQKQFDKIQRAIFRISHQMDDVMDFVKTPTISKKQCSLISMLEESIKRIKIPENIKIIFPKNDTEILCDEEKITIVFVNMMLNAIQSLDSGGTITISAKSNKKEVMIKIEDNGIGIKPEILKRVFEPLVTTKQSGTGLGLSSCKSIIDSHGGFIEASNKFEKGAIFCIHLPNRGKGIV; this is encoded by the coding sequence ATGCAGATTTCAGTTATGATATTTACTACTAATTATTTACTTTCAGAAGGAACTGCGACTACGGGTAGATTTGAACTACAAGGAATTAATCAAGTTTCAATTGAGAATATTTTAAAAGATGAAAAATTTGATTCTAAATTTAACAAATTAGATATATTTGGATATGATGGGAATTTTTTTATAATTATCAATGTAGCATCTAGTTTTGCAATGATATTAGGAGTTGTAACACTACTAAAGATAGAGACTAAGAAAAAAATTCAAACTGAAAAGATGGCAATAGTTGGCGAGATGGCTTCAAGAATTGGACATGACATAAGAAATCCTTTATCAGTTATTCAAATGTCAATTGAAAATCTCAAAAGAACATATGAAATAAATGAACAGCAGCAAAAACAATTTGATAAAATTCAACGTGCAATATTTAGAATCTCTCATCAAATGGATGACGTGATGGATTTTGTAAAAACACCAACCATATCAAAGAAACAATGTTCACTGATTTCAATGTTAGAAGAAAGTATTAAACGAATAAAAATTCCAGAAAATATCAAGATCATATTTCCTAAAAATGACACCGAGATACTATGTGATGAAGAAAAAATAACAATTGTTTTCGTAAATATGATGCTCAATGCTATTCAATCATTAGATAGTGGTGGAACTATAACAATTTCAGCAAAATCAAACAAAAAAGAAGTAATGATAAAAATTGAAGATAATGGAATTGGAATAAAGCCAGAAATTTTAAAAAGAGTCTTTGAACCATTGGTCACAACAAAACAATCAGGGACGGGGCTTGGGCTATCTAGCTGTAAAAGCATCATAGATAGTCATGGTGGTTTTATTGAAGCTTCAAACAAATTTGAAAAGGGTGCAATTTTTTGCATTCATTTACCTAATAGAGGAAAAGGAATTGTCTGA
- a CDS encoding Signal transduction histidine kinase — MRKYMHKESEGKELDPLDEHPQTLLFKNEEPTKIDSGSKSNETKEKEQVESNISKTLNEIIDKALANTPKKPQKSFSKYLEKYIEPEKSKEVLITLQKEIEIEKQIQAEIKQSIETKSKSLKKARTELIENQKKLDLVIETEIKNFENNRLELIGKMSSKMAHDIRNPLSVLKMQVDLMKLKQKKQEDEIMSSSITRMDKAISDITNQINDVLTFIRQPNLELISCDLKDIINNSIEQLQIPDKVTITQSVDSRMIRCDMTKIKGIITNILHNGIQAINGEGEISIVVEENEKTIDIKITDSGPGIPENIMDKIFEPMFTTKALGTGLGLASCVQFLDMHGGTIKVKNNPTTFTITLPKIHPSTI; from the coding sequence ATGCGAAAATACATGCATAAGGAATCAGAGGGAAAGGAATTAGATCCTCTTGATGAACATCCTCAAACATTATTATTCAAAAATGAGGAGCCTACTAAAATTGACTCAGGGTCTAAATCAAATGAGACAAAAGAGAAGGAACAAGTTGAAAGCAATATTTCAAAAACCCTAAATGAAATCATCGACAAAGCATTGGCCAATACTCCAAAAAAACCACAAAAATCCTTTTCAAAATACTTGGAGAAATACATAGAGCCTGAAAAATCTAAAGAGGTACTAATTACATTACAAAAAGAAATTGAAATTGAAAAGCAAATACAAGCAGAAATTAAACAAAGTATAGAGACCAAGTCTAAATCATTAAAAAAAGCAAGAACAGAGCTAATTGAAAACCAAAAAAAATTAGATTTGGTTATAGAAACAGAAATTAAAAATTTTGAGAATAACAGATTAGAATTAATTGGTAAAATGTCTTCAAAGATGGCTCATGACATTAGAAATCCACTATCTGTTTTAAAAATGCAAGTTGATTTGATGAAACTAAAGCAGAAAAAACAGGAAGACGAGATTATGAGTTCATCAATAACAAGAATGGATAAAGCCATTTCCGATATCACAAATCAAATTAATGATGTCCTAACTTTTATCAGACAACCTAATTTAGAATTAATTTCTTGTGATTTAAAAGATATTATAAATAATTCAATTGAACAATTACAAATTCCAGATAAAGTTACAATTACACAGTCAGTGGATTCACGAATGATTAGATGTGATATGACAAAAATCAAGGGGATCATAACAAATATTCTACATAATGGCATTCAGGCAATTAATGGAGAGGGGGAAATTAGTATAGTAGTTGAAGAAAATGAAAAAACAATAGATATTAAAATTACAGATTCAGGTCCTGGAATTCCAGAAAACATAATGGATAAAATATTTGAGCCGATGTTTACTACAAAAGCTTTAGGAACGGGTTTGGGATTGGCTTCATGTGTACAATTTCTTGATATGCATGGTGGAACAATTAAGGTAAAAAACAACCCGACAACATTTACAATTACACTTCCAAAAATTCATCCTTCAACAATCTAG
- a CDS encoding hypothetical protein (hypothetical protein Nmar_0418), which translates to MEYLTKYPKTISFLDGLKHSIDFDNKGVEQLHIVVKKSFDELMKIFTAEGFTKVKLEHKQPNQIGSGLNLKLKKPWEMHVRMVDLKKGLIGIHAEVEVSRDYLQHLVSQRTPVVYEVEEILKKYQVEYKIWHDKIKKNVHMIFDNYKVKLATPSIPVFAWKPMLFVIGTVSIFYLWKFLNTI; encoded by the coding sequence ATGGAATATCTAACAAAATATCCCAAGACTATTTCATTTCTAGACGGATTAAAACACAGTATTGACTTTGATAACAAAGGAGTAGAGCAGCTACACATTGTAGTAAAGAAGAGTTTTGATGAGCTTATGAAAATTTTTACTGCAGAAGGATTTACCAAAGTAAAATTAGAACACAAACAGCCAAACCAGATTGGAAGCGGATTAAATCTTAAACTAAAAAAACCATGGGAGATGCATGTAAGAATGGTAGATCTAAAAAAAGGATTAATTGGAATTCATGCAGAAGTTGAAGTCTCAAGGGATTATCTTCAACATTTGGTATCACAAAGAACCCCTGTTGTGTATGAAGTAGAGGAAATTCTAAAAAAATATCAAGTAGAATACAAAATTTGGCATGATAAGATTAAGAAAAATGTTCATATGATTTTCGATAATTACAAAGTAAAACTTGCAACCCCAAGTATCCCAGTTTTTGCTTGGAAACCAATGCTATTTGTCATTGGAACGGTTAGCATATTTTATCTCTGGAAGTTTCTAAATACCATATAA
- a CDS encoding hypothetical protein (hypothetical protein Nmar_0417), translating into MKKEFVVRSIDAAPDGAPYVIVSLSSVKDLKEGTQSPPAFGTPKVMGFTNMNDMMKDLNKMFSGMGGMGMQSGVTQLKLDMHEYKEMGLSVGDKVYLELSKAETLGI; encoded by the coding sequence ATGAAAAAAGAATTTGTTGTAAGAAGCATTGATGCTGCGCCTGATGGTGCTCCATATGTCATAGTTTCTCTGTCTTCTGTTAAAGATCTTAAGGAAGGAACACAATCTCCCCCTGCATTTGGAACTCCTAAAGTAATGGGATTTACTAACATGAATGATATGATGAAGGATCTCAACAAAATGTTCTCTGGAATGGGTGGAATGGGTATGCAAAGTGGTGTAACTCAACTAAAACTGGATATGCATGAATACAAAGAGATGGGTTTGTCTGTAGGCGATAAGGTCTATCTAGAATTATCCAAAGCAGAAACTTTGGGAATATGA
- a CDS encoding hypothetical protein (hypothetical protein Nmar_0416) produces the protein MVENPQISLQYYGISPWEIEVIYGYLNSRFSIIQEEIEVNDENFVSFLDLDIPLDFSEEFFKWFEYRRWEKIKDVFKEMKRRRGSGNALKIKINFSGNPKIVFVVDTEDKQWYDNAIEKIDFVLELLPYHLDPEKLPSDILEISYKFDPESARWRLNTALAESKKYTFSGSSWKVTT, from the coding sequence GTGGTTGAGAATCCGCAAATATCCTTGCAATATTATGGAATATCTCCATGGGAGATTGAAGTGATTTATGGCTATTTGAATTCCAGATTTTCAATAATTCAAGAAGAGATTGAGGTAAACGATGAGAATTTTGTCAGTTTTTTGGATTTAGATATACCACTTGATTTTAGCGAAGAATTCTTCAAATGGTTTGAGTATAGGCGTTGGGAGAAGATAAAAGATGTTTTCAAAGAGATGAAGAGGCGAAGAGGTTCTGGAAATGCTTTAAAGATAAAAATTAATTTTTCAGGAAATCCAAAAATAGTTTTTGTCGTAGACACTGAAGATAAACAATGGTATGATAATGCAATTGAAAAGATTGATTTTGTATTAGAACTTCTTCCATATCATCTAGATCCAGAAAAACTACCATCTGATATTTTAGAGATATCTTACAAGTTTGATCCTGAATCTGCGAGATGGAGATTAAACACAGCACTAGCTGAGAGTAAAAAATATACTTTTAGCGGAAGTAGTTGGAAAGTAACTACTTGA
- a CDS encoding hypothetical protein (hypothetical protein Nmar_0415) yields the protein MLLNINDANKIFRKSIIKGFFEPELVNLDFKKSSVKHPSITDDGLMQSDLLHVFFDIETGSDYPDGDEWFIVELLFPHDVKLPDNLKGADYFTTISVDDGKTFWHHRELIRYKYGKSKKLNDALEFLESKYKELHGLLEPLQKDLK from the coding sequence TTGCTGTTGAACATAAACGATGCAAATAAAATATTTAGAAAATCCATAATCAAAGGATTCTTTGAGCCCGAATTAGTTAATTTGGATTTTAAAAAATCCTCTGTCAAACATCCTTCCATTACTGATGATGGATTGATGCAATCTGATTTACTGCATGTTTTTTTTGATATAGAGACTGGTTCTGATTACCCTGATGGTGATGAATGGTTTATTGTTGAACTACTATTTCCACATGATGTTAAACTACCAGACAATCTTAAAGGTGCTGATTACTTTACAACTATCTCAGTTGATGATGGAAAAACATTTTGGCATCACCGTGAATTAATCCGATATAAATATGGAAAATCAAAAAAACTCAATGACGCATTAGAGTTTTTAGAATCAAAATATAAAGAATTACACGGTTTACTTGAACCCCTTCAAAAAGATCTCAAGTAG
- a CDS encoding pyruvate ferredoxin/flavodoxin oxidoreductase, beta subunit, with product MALKLADYKTEVHNDWCPGCGDFGIVNALQMALAEMGIERDKATIFSGIGCSGKTSHFINTYGVHTLHGRVLTFAQGGKLANPDMTVVAVGGDGDGLGIGAGHFVAAGRRNIDMTYIIFDNGVYGLTKGQASPTLKLGEKTKSLPSPNTNYNVNPIGLAVASGFTFVARGYSYDVRHLKDLIIKAVRHKGLSFLDVLQPCPTYNDINTRDWYAGVDLAQESIERHSRIYKLEDTKFDPTVHYEDEAEVNEKLSQALIKSLEWGNSIPIGIFYQNEIISEYSTRLTDKIPNYLENPPAKQKISENGSPLTDISEIINSLRV from the coding sequence ATGGCGCTTAAGCTAGCAGATTACAAGACCGAAGTTCACAATGATTGGTGTCCGGGCTGTGGTGATTTTGGAATTGTTAATGCATTACAAATGGCACTTGCTGAAATGGGAATTGAACGTGACAAGGCTACCATATTTTCTGGCATTGGTTGCTCTGGAAAGACATCTCACTTTATCAATACATATGGTGTTCACACGTTACATGGTAGAGTTTTGACTTTTGCTCAAGGGGGAAAACTTGCAAATCCTGACATGACTGTAGTTGCAGTTGGCGGTGACGGTGATGGACTAGGAATTGGTGCAGGTCATTTTGTAGCAGCCGGAAGACGAAATATTGACATGACTTACATTATTTTTGATAATGGTGTTTACGGTTTAACTAAAGGACAAGCTTCTCCAACATTAAAACTAGGTGAGAAAACAAAATCCCTCCCTTCTCCTAATACAAATTACAATGTCAATCCAATAGGATTGGCAGTTGCAAGCGGTTTTACATTTGTAGCCCGTGGTTACTCTTATGATGTTAGACATCTAAAAGATCTAATCATCAAGGCAGTTCGTCATAAGGGGTTGTCTTTTCTTGATGTATTGCAACCTTGTCCAACATATAATGACATCAATACAAGAGATTGGTATGCAGGAGTTGATTTGGCCCAAGAATCAATTGAGAGGCACTCTAGAATCTACAAACTTGAGGATACTAAATTTGATCCTACAGTGCACTATGAAGATGAGGCAGAAGTTAACGAAAAACTATCTCAAGCTTTAATCAAATCTCTTGAATGGGGAAATAGCATTCCAATTGGTATATTTTATCAAAATGAAATAATCTCAGAATATTCTACTAGACTAACTGATAAGATACCCAACTACCTTGAAAATCCACCAGCAAAACAAAAGATTTCAGAAAATGGCTCTCCTTTAACTGATATATCTGAAATAATTAATTCCCTCAGAGTCTAA
- a CDS encoding pyruvate flavodoxin/ferredoxin oxidoreductase domain-containing protein — protein sequence MGSVDFTWLIGGPQGSGVDSGANVFSKVCANMGYQIFGKREFYSNIKGDHSYFTVRVSDEEIHSNVNAVNLIASFDAETIFRHYDEVVSGGGIIYDADLAKISVDEVHTLDIYFKERLLKELESKNKPQTITGVLEIAQEKGVILYPISFRDILSTLSEKTNNPKLKGMVRLFNVIAVSLSLGLIKMPIDPLFDSLDSIFAKKPLISELNKKAATFAYDQAKAKFENFKHVLTGTTKQPDTILTQGHFGASIGKIVSGCRFQSYYPITPASDESVYLESNELLEVQNDRPGSTIVIQCEDEISAMGMMIGASLTGTRSSTSTSGPGFALMTEALGWAGINEVPIVITLYQRSGPSTGLPTRHGQDDLLFAVNGGHGDFPKLVYASGDIEESFYDTGRCFNYADVYQVPVIHMMDKFLSSSVVTCKKFDPQKITIDRGLLLDKIEGEYKRFAFTENGISPRSRLGLDNGVFWNTGDESDEFGHITEDPQIRIKMMDKRMNKLDLMLKEIPIDEQVVSYGVFDYTIVSWGSPKGPILDALAMLKKEGISIGFIQMKLIHPFPAEHVKSLIKDAKTIIDIEANHSGQLGKIFMQNVLRDIDHYILKYTGRGMTSTEIYDSLKKILENKASKREILTHGA from the coding sequence ATGGGTTCTGTTGATTTTACTTGGTTAATTGGTGGTCCACAAGGAAGCGGAGTAGATTCTGGTGCTAATGTTTTTTCAAAAGTGTGTGCAAATATGGGATACCAAATATTTGGTAAAAGAGAATTTTATTCCAATATTAAAGGGGATCACAGCTATTTCACAGTAAGAGTATCTGATGAAGAAATCCACTCAAATGTAAATGCAGTAAACCTAATTGCATCTTTTGATGCAGAAACAATTTTCAGACATTATGATGAAGTTGTTAGTGGTGGAGGAATAATCTATGATGCTGATTTGGCAAAAATATCTGTTGATGAGGTACACACACTTGATATTTATTTTAAAGAAAGATTACTAAAAGAGTTAGAATCTAAAAACAAGCCTCAAACAATTACGGGTGTATTAGAGATTGCACAAGAAAAAGGTGTAATTCTTTATCCAATTTCTTTTAGAGATATACTGTCTACACTTTCTGAGAAGACAAATAATCCAAAACTAAAAGGAATGGTAAGACTGTTCAATGTTATTGCAGTTTCTTTATCATTAGGATTAATTAAAATGCCAATAGATCCTTTGTTTGATTCCCTTGATTCTATTTTTGCAAAAAAACCTTTGATCTCCGAATTAAATAAAAAAGCAGCAACTTTTGCATATGATCAAGCAAAAGCAAAATTTGAAAACTTTAAACACGTTTTAACTGGAACTACAAAACAACCAGACACTATCTTAACTCAAGGCCATTTTGGCGCATCTATTGGAAAAATTGTAAGCGGATGTAGATTCCAATCATACTATCCAATCACACCTGCTTCTGATGAAAGTGTTTATTTGGAATCCAATGAACTTTTAGAAGTTCAAAATGATAGGCCAGGGTCTACAATTGTTATTCAATGTGAAGATGAGATATCTGCAATGGGTATGATGATTGGTGCATCATTAACTGGTACACGTTCTTCTACTTCAACTTCTGGTCCTGGATTTGCATTGATGACTGAAGCCCTTGGTTGGGCTGGAATCAACGAAGTTCCAATTGTAATTACTTTGTATCAAAGAAGTGGGCCCTCCACCGGTCTTCCAACTCGACACGGACAAGATGACTTGTTATTTGCAGTAAACGGAGGACATGGAGATTTTCCAAAACTTGTTTATGCATCAGGTGATATTGAAGAAAGTTTCTACGATACTGGAAGATGTTTTAATTATGCCGATGTATACCAAGTCCCCGTTATTCACATGATGGACAAATTTCTTTCAAGTTCTGTAGTTACTTGCAAAAAATTTGATCCTCAAAAAATCACAATCGATAGAGGACTATTATTGGATAAAATCGAAGGAGAATACAAGAGATTTGCTTTTACTGAAAATGGAATTTCACCTCGTTCTAGATTGGGATTGGACAATGGAGTATTTTGGAATACTGGCGATGAATCCGATGAATTTGGCCACATCACTGAGGATCCTCAGATTCGTATCAAAATGATGGACAAAAGAATGAATAAGTTAGATTTGATGCTCAAAGAAATTCCAATCGATGAGCAAGTTGTATCATATGGTGTGTTTGATTATACTATAGTTTCTTGGGGTTCTCCAAAAGGTCCTATATTAGATGCACTTGCAATGCTCAAAAAAGAAGGAATCAGTATTGGGTTTATTCAGATGAAATTAATTCATCCATTCCCAGCAGAACATGTTAAATCACTTATCAAAGATGCAAAAACAATAATTGACATCGAAGCAAATCATTCAGGACAATTAGGAAAAATTTTCATGCAAAATGTACTGCGCGACATTGATCACTATATTCTAAAATACACTGGAAGAGGGATGACAAGCACCGAAATTTATGATTCTCTAAAAAAAATACTTGAAAATAAGGCAAGCAAAAGGGAGATCTTAACTCATGGCGCTTAA
- a CDS encoding hypothetical protein (hypothetical protein CENSYa_0312), whose translation MPDTEEEEFAICVECGNSIEKCVCVCPYCGERDKCECVLFDSATGG comes from the coding sequence ATGCCAGACACTGAAGAAGAAGAATTTGCAATTTGTGTAGAGTGTGGAAATTCAATTGAAAAATGTGTTTGTGTTTGCCCATATTGTGGTGAGAGAGATAAATGTGAATGTGTTTTGTTTGACTCAGCTACAGGTGGTTAG
- a CDS encoding glyoxylate reductase codes for MKKKRVFLTRTLHDFALNELKKRYQIEVHSGKIPIPKTKLRFKIQDIDGLICFPYDKIDKEIIDVAKNLKVISTYSVGFDHIDTQYAKEKKIRVGHTPEVLTDATADLAFSLLIDIFRRVSEGDRIIRRGRWQEIFGAYDYVGVDLQGKTLGILGLGRIGGTLAKRAKAFDMKIIYHNRKAVSKSKEKTLGAKYVTFEKLIKYSDIISIHVPHTTLTNQLFDMKIFKKMKKTAVLINTARGKIINEKDLIVALDKKIIAGAALDVFESEPIGKNHPLTKIQNVVLAPHIGSSTKETREKMAMITVKNLNLGINGKTPIYSVGY; via the coding sequence ATGAAAAAAAAGAGGGTTTTTCTTACCAGAACTCTACATGATTTTGCGTTAAATGAGTTAAAAAAAAGATACCAGATTGAAGTTCATTCAGGTAAAATTCCAATTCCTAAAACAAAATTAAGATTTAAAATTCAAGATATTGATGGACTGATTTGCTTTCCATACGATAAGATAGATAAGGAAATAATTGATGTTGCAAAAAATCTCAAAGTAATCAGTACTTACAGCGTTGGATTTGATCATATAGATACTCAATATGCTAAGGAAAAGAAAATTCGAGTTGGGCACACTCCAGAAGTTCTAACAGATGCGACAGCTGATTTGGCATTTTCTCTACTAATTGATATTTTCCGTAGAGTATCAGAAGGTGATAGAATTATCAGACGTGGAAGATGGCAGGAGATTTTTGGAGCATATGATTATGTCGGGGTTGATCTTCAAGGAAAGACGCTAGGAATTTTGGGATTGGGAAGGATAGGTGGAACACTTGCAAAACGTGCCAAAGCATTTGATATGAAAATTATTTATCATAATAGAAAAGCAGTTTCTAAAAGCAAAGAAAAAACTCTTGGCGCCAAGTATGTTACATTTGAGAAATTAATCAAATATAGCGATATAATTTCAATCCATGTTCCACATACAACTCTAACCAATCAGTTATTTGATATGAAAATTTTCAAAAAAATGAAAAAAACTGCAGTGCTAATCAATACCGCACGTGGAAAAATAATCAATGAAAAAGATCTCATAGTAGCACTAGATAAAAAAATCATTGCAGGTGCAGCACTTGATGTGTTTGAATCAGAACCAATCGGCAAAAATCATCCTCTTACAAAAATACAGAACGTTGTTTTAGCACCACATATTGGAAGCTCTACAAAGGAAACCAGAGAGAAGATGGCAATGATCACAGTAAAAAATTTGAATCTTGGAATAAATGGAAAGACCCCAATCTATTCTGTAGGGTACTAA